The Hahella sp. HNIBRBA332 genome window below encodes:
- the ltrA gene encoding group II intron reverse transcriptase/maturase: protein MSKAKPFVIEKSLVWEAFKDVRANRGVAGVDGQSLQQFEQRLGPNLYRIWNRLSSGSYFPPAVRGVAIPKKSGGERVLGIPTVSDRIAQTVAKKIFEPLVEPIFHENSYGYRPNRSAHDALTTVRRRCWEYDWVIEFDIKGLFDNIDHDLLMRAVRRHCQIPWVALYIERWLKAPMVGPDGQEQQRDRGTPQGGVISPVLANLFLHYALDRWIKERCRSVRLCRYADDGVIHCKSQRQAEWVLAQVSRRLVDCGLQIHPGKTRIVYCKDVNRTTNHESIEFSFLGYSFRPRKAVDKYGRVYVNFLPAVSPAALKDMRRKIRSWRLQLKNDKSLMDLSRMFNPVLRGWWQYYGRFYRSKLEAVGKGFDGYLVRWLMRKFKSFARRKTRAWRYLDTLKQRYPHAFVHWSNQAKGRMMGAV from the coding sequence ATGAGTAAGGCAAAGCCATTTGTGATTGAGAAGTCTCTAGTTTGGGAGGCGTTCAAAGATGTTAGAGCGAACCGAGGAGTAGCGGGAGTCGATGGACAGTCGCTGCAGCAGTTTGAGCAGCGTTTGGGGCCGAACCTTTATCGGATCTGGAATCGCCTGTCGTCGGGGAGCTATTTTCCTCCGGCGGTCAGGGGTGTCGCGATCCCAAAGAAGAGCGGCGGCGAGCGTGTTCTGGGTATCCCGACGGTATCGGATCGTATCGCGCAGACAGTGGCGAAGAAGATTTTTGAACCCCTGGTAGAGCCGATCTTCCATGAAAACTCCTACGGCTATAGGCCCAATCGTTCAGCGCATGATGCGCTGACGACGGTGCGGCGGCGATGCTGGGAGTATGATTGGGTGATTGAGTTTGATATCAAAGGGTTGTTCGATAATATCGACCATGACCTGCTGATGCGTGCGGTGAGACGCCACTGTCAGATACCTTGGGTGGCGCTCTACATTGAGCGCTGGTTAAAAGCGCCGATGGTAGGTCCAGATGGGCAAGAACAGCAACGCGATCGGGGTACCCCTCAAGGGGGTGTGATCAGTCCGGTGCTAGCCAACCTGTTTCTGCACTACGCACTGGATCGTTGGATCAAAGAGCGCTGTCGAAGCGTGCGATTGTGTCGCTATGCGGATGATGGTGTGATCCACTGCAAAAGCCAGCGTCAAGCTGAATGGGTGCTTGCCCAAGTCAGTCGGCGATTGGTTGACTGTGGCTTGCAGATCCATCCGGGGAAAACGCGCATTGTGTATTGTAAGGATGTCAATCGTACGACCAATCACGAGAGCATTGAGTTCAGCTTTCTGGGTTACAGTTTTCGTCCTCGAAAAGCAGTGGACAAATACGGGCGCGTTTACGTCAACTTCTTACCGGCAGTCAGTCCAGCAGCCTTGAAAGACATGCGGCGGAAAATCCGTAGTTGGCGCTTGCAGTTAAAGAACGACAAGTCGCTGATGGATTTATCACGTATGTTTAACCCTGTACTGAGAGGGTGGTGGCAATACTATGGACGGTTCTATCGTTCAAAGCTGGAGGCTGTTGGTAAGGGCTTCGATGGATATCTGGTTCGGTGGCTAATGCGCAAGTTCAAATCCTTCGCAAGGCGCAAAACCAGAGCATGGCGATACCTTGATACACTGAAACAACGTTACCCGCATGCCTTCGTGCACTGGAGTAACCAAGCAAAAGGCCGAATGATGGGAGCCGTATGA